The following proteins are co-located in the Mycolicibacterium goodii genome:
- a CDS encoding MFS transporter, protein MTNNVDAGAREAPNDSSTRATPNLRRTVLASVIGTIAEYYDFFIYGTASALVFNKIFFPDVDPLVGTLAAFSTYAVGFFARPLGGIVWGHVGDRIGRKKALVFTLLLTGLGTFLVGVMPTYQQIGLWAAVILIVVRLIQGFGVGGEQGGAVLLTAEASPPQRRGYFASFVQLGSPIAYLIPTALFAVLQARMDDEMFLSWGWRIPFLLSAVVIVVGLYIRLRVPETEAFRAVKEQGARRPAPLRTLLADHRREVIGGMAVKFVEAAMFPFYTIFLVTYARSQNVDPAIVLDAVIIAIIAEVIMVPLWGRLTDRVGRKPVYLAAALLNLVLLIPAFHAVRTGNFVVIAALLVAGLAIGHAGTYAPQASYFPELFPSSVRYSGVSVVWQFGAMIASGPFTVIAAALLIAGDSSYVWVAVYVAVLILISVFALMKMPETAVRSRGGTEYADWSN, encoded by the coding sequence ATGACCAACAACGTGGACGCCGGCGCGCGGGAAGCGCCGAACGACTCATCGACCCGTGCGACGCCGAATCTGCGCCGGACGGTCCTCGCCTCGGTGATCGGCACCATCGCCGAGTACTACGACTTCTTCATCTACGGCACCGCGTCGGCGCTGGTCTTCAACAAGATCTTCTTTCCCGACGTCGACCCGCTGGTGGGCACCCTCGCCGCCTTCTCGACCTACGCGGTCGGGTTCTTCGCGCGCCCGCTGGGCGGGATCGTGTGGGGCCACGTCGGTGACCGGATCGGCCGGAAGAAGGCGCTGGTCTTCACGCTCCTGCTGACCGGACTCGGAACCTTCCTGGTCGGTGTCATGCCGACCTATCAGCAGATCGGGCTGTGGGCCGCGGTGATCCTCATCGTCGTGCGCCTGATCCAGGGCTTCGGCGTCGGCGGTGAACAGGGCGGCGCGGTGCTGCTCACCGCCGAGGCATCGCCACCGCAGCGCCGCGGATACTTCGCGAGTTTCGTCCAACTCGGTTCTCCCATCGCCTATCTCATTCCCACGGCGCTCTTCGCGGTGCTGCAGGCGCGGATGGACGACGAGATGTTCCTGTCCTGGGGATGGCGGATCCCGTTCCTGCTCAGCGCGGTGGTGATTGTCGTCGGCCTCTACATCAGACTGCGGGTACCCGAAACCGAGGCGTTCCGGGCGGTCAAGGAGCAGGGCGCCCGGCGCCCCGCACCGCTGCGCACCCTGCTGGCCGACCACCGTCGCGAGGTGATCGGCGGCATGGCGGTCAAGTTCGTCGAAGCCGCGATGTTCCCCTTCTACACGATCTTCCTGGTCACCTATGCACGCAGCCAGAACGTCGATCCCGCAATCGTTCTCGACGCGGTGATCATCGCGATCATCGCCGAGGTGATCATGGTTCCGCTGTGGGGCAGGCTCACCGACCGGGTCGGGCGCAAACCCGTCTACCTCGCCGCGGCGCTGCTGAACCTTGTGCTGCTGATCCCCGCATTCCATGCCGTGCGGACCGGCAACTTCGTGGTGATCGCCGCGCTGTTGGTGGCCGGACTCGCGATCGGCCACGCCGGGACGTACGCCCCGCAGGCCTCCTACTTCCCCGAACTGTTCCCGTCCTCGGTGCGGTACAGCGGTGTGTCGGTGGTGTGGCAGTTCGGCGCCATGATCGCCAGCGGACCCTTCACCGTCATCGCCGCGGCGCTGCTCATCGCGGGCGACAGCTCCTACGTCTGGGTGGCCGTGTACGTGGCGGTCTTGATCCTGATCAGCGTGTTCGCGCTGATGAAGATGCCGGAAACGGCGGTGCGGTCCCGGGGCGGGACCGAGTACGCCGACTGGTCGAACTGA
- a CDS encoding GntR family transcriptional regulator codes for MTAPKQGTNRERVYAELRRRIVTLESAPGASLSENELAAQLSVSRTPVRESLILLADEGLVQIFPKLGSFVARIDPERVADAQFIREAIELANIPTAVERADRSAIAELRALIAAQRETADINTFFELDEQFHRSLLATGGHANAWRTVVAAKAHLDRARRLGMLSESSIQSLTDEHAAVVDAVDARDADKATAALRDHLRKVFTDIEKIRSRSPELFADGATARPTRRVVAVWQ; via the coding sequence ATGACGGCGCCGAAGCAGGGTACGAACCGTGAACGCGTGTATGCCGAGCTGCGGCGACGCATCGTGACCCTGGAGTCGGCGCCCGGCGCGTCGTTGTCGGAGAACGAGCTCGCCGCGCAGCTCTCGGTCAGCCGCACACCGGTTAGGGAAAGCCTGATCCTGCTCGCCGACGAGGGCCTGGTGCAGATCTTCCCGAAGCTGGGATCCTTCGTGGCCAGGATCGACCCCGAACGCGTCGCCGATGCGCAGTTCATCCGCGAGGCGATCGAGCTCGCCAACATCCCGACGGCCGTCGAACGGGCCGACCGTAGCGCGATCGCCGAACTGCGGGCGTTGATCGCCGCGCAGCGGGAAACCGCCGACATCAACACCTTCTTCGAGCTCGACGAGCAGTTCCACCGGTCGCTGCTCGCAACCGGTGGCCACGCCAATGCGTGGCGGACCGTCGTGGCCGCCAAGGCGCACCTGGACCGGGCGCGCCGGCTCGGCATGCTCAGTGAGAGCTCGATCCAGTCGCTGACCGACGAGCATGCCGCGGTGGTCGACGCGGTCGACGCCCGTGACGCCGACAAGGCCACCGCGGCGCTGCGTGATCACCTGCGCAAGGTGTTCACCGACATCGAGAAGATCCGCTCGCGCTCGCCGGAGTTGTTCGCCGACGGCGCGACCGCTCGCCCCACCCGCCGAGTGGTAGCCGTCTGGCAGTGA
- the manD gene encoding D-mannonate dehydratase ManD, translating to MKIVGADVLVTAPGRNYVTLKITTDDGLVGWGDATLNGRELAVASYLRDHVCPQLIGRDAQRIEDTWQYFYKGAYWRRGPVTMTAIAAVDVALWDIKGKAAGLPLYQLLGGAARDGVMVYGHASGASLDEMLDDFAGYLDRGYRAVRAQCAVPGMGKVYGVHPGSSLYEPASAHLPAEESWETGPYLRFAPQMLGAVRERFGYDVHLLHDVHHRLSPIEAARLGRDLEEHRLFWMEDPTPAEDQEAFRLIRQNTTTPLAVGEVFNSIWDCQHLITERLIDYIRTSVSHAGGVTHLRKIFSLAELYGVRTGSHGAGDLSPVSFAAALHIDMSVPNFGVQEYMGHVEPAEEVFGTNWTFHNGLMHPGDAPGLGVEVDEKAAERFPYDPKSLPVNRRSDGSVHDW from the coding sequence ATGAAGATCGTCGGCGCTGATGTGCTCGTCACGGCACCGGGGCGCAACTACGTCACCCTCAAGATCACCACCGACGACGGTCTGGTGGGTTGGGGCGACGCCACACTCAACGGCCGCGAACTCGCCGTGGCGTCCTACCTGCGCGATCATGTGTGCCCGCAACTGATAGGTCGCGATGCGCAACGGATCGAGGACACCTGGCAGTACTTCTACAAGGGTGCGTACTGGCGCCGCGGCCCGGTCACCATGACCGCCATCGCGGCCGTCGACGTCGCGTTGTGGGACATCAAGGGCAAGGCCGCCGGGTTGCCGCTGTACCAACTACTGGGCGGCGCCGCGCGCGACGGGGTGATGGTCTACGGACACGCCAGCGGCGCGAGCCTGGACGAGATGCTCGACGACTTCGCCGGGTACCTCGACCGCGGTTACCGCGCGGTGCGGGCCCAGTGCGCGGTGCCCGGCATGGGCAAGGTGTACGGCGTCCACCCGGGTTCGTCGCTGTACGAACCCGCATCGGCACATCTGCCGGCCGAGGAGAGTTGGGAGACCGGCCCGTACCTGCGGTTCGCACCGCAGATGCTCGGGGCCGTCCGCGAACGATTCGGCTACGACGTGCATCTTCTGCACGACGTGCACCACCGGCTCAGCCCGATCGAAGCGGCCCGGCTGGGACGCGATCTCGAAGAGCACCGACTGTTCTGGATGGAGGACCCCACGCCGGCCGAGGACCAGGAGGCGTTCCGGCTGATCCGGCAGAACACCACCACCCCGCTCGCGGTCGGCGAGGTGTTCAACTCGATCTGGGACTGCCAGCACCTGATCACCGAGCGCCTGATCGACTACATCCGCACCTCGGTGTCCCACGCGGGCGGCGTCACCCACCTGCGCAAGATCTTCTCACTGGCCGAATTATACGGTGTGCGAACAGGATCCCACGGAGCCGGAGATCTCTCCCCGGTATCGTTCGCCGCGGCATTGCACATCGACATGTCGGTGCCGAACTTCGGCGTCCAGGAGTACATGGGTCACGTCGAACCCGCCGAGGAGGTGTTCGGCACCAACTGGACGTTCCACAACGGGCTCATGCATCCCGGTGATGCGCCGGGCCTGGGTGTGGAGGTCGACGAGAAGGCCGCCGAGCGCTTTCCTTACGACCCGAAATCCCTTCCGGTCAACCGCAGAAGCGACGGATCGGTGCACGACTGGTGA
- a CDS encoding sugar kinase: MSRFDVVALGEPLIEISTRGQIAHGVDCGFAVSGDVVNTATAAVAAGARVAVVARVSDDELGTAVIDHLDELGVYTGHIRRDRSFQGIYVQHSDPYGDRQFCYARSGSAGSRLSPEDLPTGVLESAGGVVVSGITAALSATARATVLEAARRAARFVYDPNFRPRLTTADHARALLRELAPRCALVTPSAPHECAALLGTSDAADAAAELRTCGAAAVAVTCGATGVHVATETAYWQPAFAAPRVVDQTGAGDVFAGTVTARLALGDDLATAVRIGAAAASLAVGGVGGSGGIAPLQTVRAHAEVLA, encoded by the coding sequence GTGAGCAGGTTCGACGTGGTGGCACTCGGTGAGCCGCTCATCGAGATCAGCACCCGCGGCCAGATCGCACATGGGGTCGATTGCGGTTTCGCGGTGTCCGGGGACGTCGTGAACACCGCCACGGCCGCCGTGGCCGCGGGGGCGCGCGTAGCCGTCGTCGCCCGGGTGTCCGACGACGAACTCGGCACCGCGGTGATCGACCACCTCGACGAACTGGGTGTGTACACCGGACACATCAGACGTGACCGCAGTTTCCAGGGCATCTACGTCCAGCATTCGGATCCCTACGGTGACCGTCAGTTCTGCTACGCCCGAAGTGGTTCCGCCGGATCGCGATTGTCACCCGAGGATCTGCCCACCGGTGTTCTGGAGAGCGCGGGCGGTGTGGTGGTCAGCGGGATCACCGCGGCGTTGTCGGCGACCGCCCGCGCGACCGTGCTCGAGGCCGCTCGCCGTGCCGCCCGATTCGTCTACGACCCGAACTTCCGTCCGCGGCTGACCACCGCCGACCACGCCCGAGCCCTGCTGCGCGAACTGGCACCGCGGTGCGCCCTGGTGACCCCGTCGGCCCCGCACGAGTGTGCGGCACTGCTCGGCACCTCCGACGCGGCCGATGCCGCCGCCGAGTTGCGAACCTGCGGCGCCGCCGCGGTGGCGGTCACCTGCGGCGCCACGGGTGTCCACGTCGCCACCGAAACCGCGTACTGGCAACCGGCTTTCGCCGCGCCCCGCGTGGTGGATCAGACCGGGGCCGGAGACGTGTTCGCCGGTACCGTCACCGCGCGCCTGGCGCTGGGTGACGATCTGGCCACCGCGGTCCGGATCGGCGCCGCCGCGGCATCACTGGCCGTCGGCGGTGTCGGTGGCAGCGGCGGCATCGCACCCCTGCAGACCGTGCGCGCGCACGCCGAGGTGCTTGCGTGA